In Helianthus annuus cultivar XRQ/B chromosome 3, HanXRQr2.0-SUNRISE, whole genome shotgun sequence, a single window of DNA contains:
- the LOC110931149 gene encoding uncharacterized protein LOC110931149, whose amino-acid sequence MEQCEYRTIDSISSKWRKMNTLIQRFCGFYNITLANKPSGWNHENVFNEALRLYENESKSSFPHVRAWQVVKDQPKWKGCRNEVASAKRATKRSKTSESGSYSVGGSTGCCQININDEPDYEEEPIEDGEGPPGKDKSKNIAAEKKKQAASGSGGGSKLEGVMAELKAFNQIFTETQTEKVKMKKKTSRGEAKEATRSAGVGGMENNDHRP is encoded by the coding sequence ATGGAACAATGCGAGTACAGAACCATTGATTCTATCAGCTCCAAGTGGCGCAAGATGAATACGTTGATCCAACGCTTTTGTGGGTTTTATAACATAACGCTCGCCAACAAACCGAGTGGGTGGAaccacgaaaatgttttcaatgaAGCGTTGCGTTTATACGAAAATGAGAGCAAATCTTCTTTCCCACATGTTCGTGCTTGGCAAGTTGTAAAGGATCAACCAAAATGGAAGGGATGTCGAAATGAGGTTGCAAGCGCGAAACGAGCAACGAAACGGTCTAAAACTTCCGAGTCAGGAAGTTATAGTGTTGGAGGCTCAACCGGTTGTTGCCAAATAAATATCAATGACGAGCCCGACTATGAGGAGGAGCCGATTGAAGATGGAGAAGGTCCCCCAGGAAAGGACAAAAGTAAAAACATAGCGGCTGAAAAAAAGAAACAAGCCGCATCAGGAAGTGGTGGTGGTTCGAAGTTGGAAGGTGTTATGGCCGAGTTGAAAGCATTCAATCAAATCTTTACCGAGACGCAAACCGAGAAGGtaaagatgaaaaaaaaaactagccGAGGAGAAGCAAAAGAAGCAACAAGAAGCGCAGGAGTTGGAGGAATGGAAAATAATGACCACCGACCTTAA